A region of Reichenbachiella carrageenanivorans DNA encodes the following proteins:
- a CDS encoding DUF721 domain-containing protein: MAKRKPHAASIRNQDTATVKDVIDAMLKSYNLTKKFDQTTLVSTWNKIMGKAVANRTAKLEVRNNILIVTMNSAPLKHELNNSRFKVLQLLEAEFGKPVVKDVLFV; encoded by the coding sequence ATGGCTAAAAGAAAACCACATGCTGCTAGTATTAGAAATCAAGACACTGCTACGGTCAAGGATGTGATAGATGCCATGCTCAAATCTTATAACCTCACCAAGAAGTTTGACCAGACTACGCTCGTTTCTACTTGGAATAAGATCATGGGCAAGGCAGTTGCCAATCGAACAGCGAAGTTGGAGGTGCGGAACAATATTCTTATTGTGACTATGAACTCAGCACCACTCAAGCATGAACTTAACAATTCAAGATTCAAAGTGCTTCAGTTGCTAGAAGCTGAGTTTGGTAAGCCAGTGGTCAAAGATGTATTGTTTGTATAA
- a CDS encoding pirin family protein — protein sequence MSVEIVSKHHQAQGAFDFGRIRENKPIGFPHEKGGVQSLSNLFYWAHAWSDTGGLIDTHPHQGFEIMSYVIGGQLSHYDTKYDRWLPLDTGDAQVIRAGNGISHAEKVLPGGDFFQIWFDPDLAKALKKEASYTDVKSADFPVRQLVNGTAKTIIGEGSPMLIDSVGIEITDITNITGMWELELDADRIYSVYVLEGEGKSAQGALAPHDFMLLKGESHLSIDFTSQGRLFVIGSPAEVPYRTYVEGQQI from the coding sequence ATGAGTGTAGAGATAGTAAGCAAACATCATCAAGCTCAAGGAGCATTTGATTTTGGCAGAATAAGAGAAAATAAGCCCATTGGCTTTCCTCACGAAAAGGGTGGAGTACAGTCCTTGTCCAATTTGTTTTATTGGGCGCATGCTTGGTCTGACACGGGAGGTTTGATAGATACGCACCCACATCAGGGGTTTGAAATTATGTCTTACGTGATTGGAGGGCAGTTGTCGCATTATGATACTAAGTATGATCGATGGCTGCCACTAGATACAGGTGATGCACAAGTAATCAGAGCAGGTAATGGTATTTCGCATGCAGAGAAAGTATTGCCTGGTGGGGATTTTTTTCAGATTTGGTTCGATCCAGACCTGGCCAAGGCACTTAAAAAGGAAGCCTCTTATACGGATGTCAAATCTGCTGATTTTCCTGTGAGGCAGTTGGTAAACGGTACCGCCAAGACCATCATCGGCGAAGGCTCCCCTATGCTGATTGACAGCGTAGGGATAGAAATCACCGACATTACGAACATCACGGGTATGTGGGAACTGGAATTGGATGCAGATAGGATATATAGTGTATATGTGCTTGAAGGTGAAGGTAAGTCAGCACAAGGGGCGTTAGCACCTCACGATTTTATGCTTCTCAAAGGAGAAAGTCATTTGTCAATAGATTTCACCTCTCAGGGTAGACTATTTGTGATAGGCTCACCAGCGGAGGTGCCTTATCGTACTTATGTAGAAGGGCAGCAGATTTAG
- a CDS encoding sensor histidine kinase has protein sequence MKQKDLIAQLEHTNDRLWSYDQNLICTYVNHNMSQDYLLAFGHSLEIGMHVLYNVPEPVFSTWEKRYRKALAGKKYSLIDHFHIKGIAEYVEITFSPIIENNEVRSVACCSKDITQIKRSEIKLKQSEANLNAQIENTTDSIWSVNDRYELVTMNAAFKKGFDRVFSSDLQLGDVLINYLPEPHKLSWKERYDRTLAGEKFEIVETFNFEETPVYTEISYNPVRVEGQIVGVACFTRDITALKTSELALKKALEARDKFFSIIAHDLRGPISNINQLARLLKKQKGDIQDQSKALHLLSDSSASVYRLLDNLLNWALAQRGDILLDIEQQDLKYLVEASLEPYLINAELKKLYVKVKIEEDVMVLVDKRTVTSIMANLFNNAIKFTKEGGEICFRASRQGDQVIIQVKDSGVGMSQQQIETIMNSDVVTSTSGTRKEKGTGFGLVLTKEFIKLNGGELKITSEEGKGSTFEFTFPSC, from the coding sequence ATGAAGCAAAAAGACTTAATAGCACAACTCGAACATACCAATGATCGACTCTGGTCTTATGATCAAAATTTGATTTGCACGTATGTGAATCATAATATGAGCCAGGATTATCTCTTGGCTTTTGGGCATTCGTTGGAAATTGGGATGCATGTTTTGTACAATGTACCAGAACCCGTTTTTTCTACTTGGGAGAAGCGCTATCGTAAGGCTTTGGCAGGAAAAAAGTACTCGCTAATAGATCATTTCCATATCAAAGGAATTGCAGAGTATGTAGAGATCACATTCAGTCCTATTATAGAAAACAATGAAGTCAGGAGTGTGGCTTGTTGTTCCAAGGATATTACACAGATCAAACGATCGGAAATCAAACTCAAACAAAGTGAGGCCAACCTAAACGCACAAATCGAAAACACCACAGATAGTATCTGGTCAGTCAACGATCGATACGAATTGGTTACGATGAATGCGGCTTTTAAAAAGGGGTTTGATCGTGTTTTTTCTAGTGACTTGCAGTTGGGAGATGTATTGATTAATTACTTGCCTGAACCGCATAAGTTGTCTTGGAAAGAGCGGTATGATAGAACCTTGGCAGGAGAAAAATTTGAAATAGTAGAGACATTCAATTTTGAGGAAACACCAGTATATACTGAGATTTCTTATAATCCTGTGCGTGTAGAAGGGCAAATTGTAGGAGTAGCCTGTTTCACGAGAGATATCACTGCGCTCAAAACTTCTGAGTTGGCACTCAAAAAGGCTTTAGAGGCCAGAGATAAATTCTTTTCTATCATCGCGCACGATTTGAGAGGACCTATTTCCAATATCAACCAATTGGCTAGGTTGCTAAAAAAGCAAAAAGGAGATATACAAGATCAAAGTAAGGCCTTGCATTTGCTGTCGGACTCTTCTGCGAGTGTGTATCGTTTGCTCGATAACTTACTCAATTGGGCACTGGCACAGAGAGGAGATATTCTTTTGGATATAGAGCAGCAGGATCTTAAGTATTTGGTTGAGGCCAGTTTAGAGCCTTACCTTATCAATGCAGAACTTAAAAAACTATATGTGAAGGTCAAGATAGAGGAGGATGTTATGGTCTTGGTAGATAAAAGGACAGTAACCAGTATCATGGCTAATTTGTTTAACAATGCCATTAAATTCACAAAAGAAGGAGGAGAAATCTGTTTTCGTGCCAGTCGGCAGGGAGATCAAGTGATTATACAGGTAAAGGATAGTGGTGTAGGGATGTCGCAGCAACAAATCGAGACGATTATGAATTCAGATGTGGTGACCTCTACCTCGGGTACTAGAAAAGAGAAAGGAACAGGTTTTGGATTGGTGCTTACTAAGGAGTTTATCAAACTAAATGGGGGAGAACTAAAAATAACAAGTGAGGAAGGCAAAGGCAGTACATTTGAGTTTACCTTCCCCAGTTGTTAA
- a CDS encoding glycine--tRNA ligase: MAKNDDQNLLKKIIAHSKEYGYVFPSSEIYDGLSATYDYGQYGVELKQNIRNYWWKAMVQMNENIVGIDASIFMHPTTWKASGHVDAFNDPMIDNKDSKKRYRADVLIEEHVAKIEAKIDKEVAKAEKRFGDDFNKAEFLSTNGRVLDNQKKIDEINARFKKDIEEENFEDLKLLIEELGIADPVSGSKNWTEVKQFNLMFSTELGAVTEGASKIYLRPETAQGIFVNYLNVQKTGRMKLPFGIAQTGKAFRNEIIARQFIFRMREFEQMEMQFFIKPGTEMEWYENWKNKRIKWHKSLGLGEDNYRFHDHLNLAHYANAACDIEFNFPMGFKELEGIHSRTDFDLKAHEEFSGKKLQFFDSEEEKSYVPYVVETSIGLDRMFLAVLSSAYTEETLEDGSSRVVLRIPPVLAPVKAAVLPLINKDGLPEKAREIMDELKYSVNVQMDVKDAIGRRYRRQDAIGTPYCITVDHQTLEDGMVTIRERDSMEQRRVSVTEVVSEIENAVDLKKLLRTL; this comes from the coding sequence ATGGCAAAAAATGACGATCAGAATCTATTGAAAAAGATCATAGCGCACTCCAAAGAGTACGGCTATGTATTCCCTTCTAGTGAAATATACGACGGCCTCAGTGCCACTTACGACTATGGTCAGTACGGTGTAGAGCTGAAGCAAAACATTCGCAACTACTGGTGGAAAGCCATGGTGCAAATGAATGAAAATATCGTGGGTATAGATGCCTCGATTTTCATGCACCCTACGACTTGGAAGGCCTCAGGTCATGTGGATGCATTCAATGATCCGATGATCGATAACAAAGATTCTAAAAAGAGATACAGAGCCGATGTATTGATCGAAGAGCATGTAGCCAAGATTGAAGCCAAGATCGATAAAGAAGTAGCCAAAGCCGAAAAGCGTTTTGGTGATGACTTCAACAAAGCAGAGTTTCTGTCTACCAATGGCAGAGTGCTCGACAATCAGAAAAAAATAGACGAGATCAACGCTCGATTCAAAAAGGACATCGAAGAAGAAAATTTCGAAGATCTTAAATTATTGATCGAGGAGTTGGGTATAGCAGATCCAGTGAGCGGGTCTAAAAACTGGACTGAGGTAAAACAGTTCAACCTCATGTTTTCGACAGAGCTTGGCGCAGTGACTGAAGGCGCCAGCAAAATCTATCTTAGACCAGAGACTGCCCAAGGGATCTTTGTCAACTACCTCAACGTGCAGAAAACTGGGCGTATGAAATTGCCATTTGGTATTGCTCAAACAGGAAAGGCCTTTAGAAATGAAATTATCGCTCGTCAGTTCATTTTTAGAATGAGAGAATTTGAGCAGATGGAAATGCAGTTTTTCATTAAGCCAGGCACAGAAATGGAATGGTATGAAAACTGGAAAAATAAGCGAATCAAATGGCATAAGTCGTTAGGATTGGGAGAGGACAATTACCGATTTCATGATCACTTGAATTTGGCGCATTATGCGAATGCGGCTTGCGACATCGAGTTCAACTTCCCGATGGGATTCAAGGAATTGGAAGGCATTCACTCTCGTACAGATTTTGACCTGAAAGCACACGAAGAGTTTAGTGGTAAAAAGTTGCAGTTTTTTGATTCTGAAGAAGAAAAATCATATGTACCATATGTAGTAGAAACATCTATCGGGTTAGACCGAATGTTTCTTGCAGTATTGTCTAGTGCATATACAGAAGAAACTTTGGAGGATGGAAGTAGCCGAGTAGTACTACGTATTCCTCCTGTGTTGGCGCCTGTGAAGGCAGCCGTATTGCCATTGATCAATAAAGATGGCTTGCCAGAAAAGGCGCGTGAAATCATGGACGAATTGAAATATTCGGTCAATGTGCAAATGGATGTGAAAGATGCAATCGGTAGAAGGTATAGACGTCAGGATGCTATTGGTACGCCTTACTGCATTACGGTAGATCACCAGACGCTAGAAGATGGTATGGTTACTATCCGTGAGCGCGATAGCATGGAACAACGCAGGGTCTCGGTGACCGAAGTGGTGTCTGAGATCGAAAACGCTGTGGATTTGAAAAAGCTATTGAGAACATTATAA
- a CDS encoding diacylglycerol/lipid kinase family protein has translation MTKQRIRFVINPISGTGRVIKWSALIQQYLDSKQFDYEIKYTSAQGDATTLAIEAANQNIDIVCAVGGDGTINEVAQGLVNTTTSLAILPRGSGNGLARHFTIPTKPTQAILQLNQGKVHHMDAGLINDKLFLCVAGIGFDATVAHAFDAFGKRGLLSYAWLSLKAFLSYKPYTYNIRMDQQSIRTKAFLLTFANASQFGNNAYIAPEAHTNDGLLNLTVIKPFPLWATLGLLIKTFNKKLHLSKYCESYTFNTLTLQSDNPQTHIDGEPLLQTEELQVQVQPNCLKIFY, from the coding sequence ATGACCAAACAACGCATACGATTCGTCATTAATCCTATATCGGGCACAGGTCGCGTCATCAAGTGGAGTGCTCTCATTCAGCAATACCTAGACTCAAAACAGTTTGATTATGAGATAAAGTACACTTCCGCTCAAGGAGATGCTACTACCTTGGCCATAGAAGCAGCCAACCAAAATATCGACATCGTATGTGCGGTAGGCGGAGATGGCACCATCAACGAGGTGGCCCAAGGACTTGTAAATACTACTACTTCGCTAGCTATCCTTCCTCGCGGATCAGGCAATGGCCTCGCTCGGCATTTCACCATCCCCACCAAGCCAACTCAAGCGATCCTACAGTTGAACCAAGGCAAAGTTCATCACATGGATGCAGGTCTGATAAATGACAAACTTTTTCTGTGCGTAGCGGGCATTGGATTTGATGCGACAGTAGCTCATGCTTTCGATGCTTTCGGCAAACGAGGACTTTTGTCTTATGCATGGTTATCGTTGAAAGCATTTCTCTCCTACAAACCGTACACCTATAATATTCGCATGGACCAACAGTCGATCAGGACAAAGGCTTTCTTACTCACATTTGCTAATGCTTCTCAGTTTGGAAACAATGCGTATATCGCTCCTGAAGCACATACTAACGATGGCTTGCTAAACCTCACAGTGATCAAGCCGTTTCCGCTATGGGCAACATTAGGTTTGCTAATCAAAACTTTCAACAAGAAACTTCACCTATCCAAATATTGCGAGTCGTATACTTTCAACACACTGACTCTACAATCGGACAATCCTCAAACCCACATAGATGGCGAACCGCTACTACAAACCGAAGAACTCCAAGTTCAAGTCCAACCGAATTGCCTCAAAATTTTTTATTAA
- a CDS encoding YebC/PmpR family DNA-binding transcriptional regulator — MGRAFEFRKARKLKRWGAMSRTFTRIGKDIVIAVKAGGPDPDTNSRLRAVMQNAKAANMPKDNIERAIKRATDKALGDYKETLFEGYAPHGIAVLVETATDNNNRTVANVRSYFNKCDGNLGTSGSVEFMFEHQCNFRLNNETLDLDAEELELELIDFGAEEVFDDEDGMMVYGGFANFGALQKYFEENNIEILSSGFERIPTTTKELTEAQQEDVNKLLEKLEEDDDVQNVFHTMA; from the coding sequence ATGGGAAGAGCATTTGAATTTAGAAAAGCACGGAAATTGAAACGCTGGGGCGCCATGTCCCGAACGTTCACCAGAATTGGAAAGGACATAGTAATCGCCGTAAAGGCAGGAGGACCTGATCCAGACACCAACTCCAGACTACGTGCCGTGATGCAAAATGCCAAGGCAGCCAACATGCCTAAGGACAACATTGAGCGCGCCATCAAAAGAGCGACCGACAAGGCTCTAGGCGACTACAAAGAAACTTTGTTTGAAGGCTATGCCCCACATGGTATTGCTGTATTGGTAGAAACAGCTACAGACAACAACAACCGTACGGTAGCCAACGTACGAAGCTATTTCAACAAGTGCGATGGAAACCTCGGCACCTCAGGATCTGTAGAATTCATGTTTGAGCACCAGTGCAACTTTCGTTTAAATAACGAAACTCTAGACCTAGATGCCGAAGAGCTCGAATTGGAACTGATCGACTTTGGAGCTGAAGAGGTATTCGATGATGAAGATGGCATGATGGTCTATGGAGGGTTCGCAAACTTTGGTGCGTTGCAGAAATACTTCGAGGAAAACAATATTGAAATTTTATCTTCTGGGTTTGAAAGAATCCCTACTACTACTAAAGAGCTAACCGAAGCGCAACAAGAAGATGTAAATAAACTACTAGAAAAGCTAGAAGAGGATGACGACGTTCAAAACGTCTTTCACACCATGGCTTAA
- the typA gene encoding translational GTPase TypA has protein sequence MTEIRNVAIIAHVDHGKTTLVDKIIYAAQANDAKRSQDNNELILDSNDLERERGITILSKNVSVNYKGTKINIIDTPGHADFGGEVERVLSMADGVILLVDAFEGAMPQTRFVLGKALGLGLKPIVVVNKVDKENCRPDEVHEEVFDLMFNLEATEEQLDFQTLYGSSKNGWMSHDWKNNTGSINPLLDTILEAIPAPEAKEGVLRMKITSLDFSSFTGRIAIGRIHQGSIAVGQSLGLTKKDGTVKRVRIKELHIFEGLGKRSVQQVECGDICAVTGIDDFEIGDTITDFDNPEPLERVGVDEPTMNMLFTINNSPFFGKEGKFVTSRHLRDRLMKEIEKNLALRVEPTDSEDKFLVYGRGVLHLSVLIETMRREGYELQVGQPQVIYKDIDGQKNEPIEHLVIDVPEEVSGKAIELVTKRKGELTIMEPKGDVQHLEFNIPARGLIGLRNQVLTATAGEAVMTHRFSGYEPYKGDIPERLNGSLVSMETGPGTSYAIDKLQDRGIFFVSPGDELYVGQVIGEHSRANDLAVNIQKGKQLTNMRKSGTDASMKIAPPKKFSLEEALEYINKDEYVEVTPLSIRMRKIDFKA, from the coding sequence ATGACAGAAATCAGAAACGTTGCTATCATAGCACACGTTGACCACGGCAAGACGACCTTGGTTGACAAGATCATTTATGCTGCTCAAGCAAATGACGCCAAAAGATCGCAGGACAATAACGAATTGATCCTAGATTCAAATGATCTTGAAAGAGAGCGTGGGATCACCATTCTTTCAAAGAATGTATCTGTAAACTACAAGGGTACAAAAATCAACATTATCGACACACCTGGTCACGCCGATTTTGGCGGTGAAGTAGAGCGCGTGTTGAGCATGGCTGATGGCGTAATTCTACTTGTAGATGCATTTGAAGGCGCTATGCCTCAAACTCGATTTGTACTAGGCAAGGCACTTGGTCTTGGCTTGAAGCCAATCGTGGTAGTCAACAAAGTAGATAAAGAAAACTGTCGTCCAGACGAAGTACACGAAGAAGTATTCGACTTAATGTTTAACCTAGAAGCTACCGAGGAGCAACTAGATTTCCAGACATTATATGGTTCTTCTAAAAATGGCTGGATGAGCCATGATTGGAAAAACAACACAGGCAGCATCAACCCTCTTCTAGACACAATCCTTGAGGCCATCCCTGCACCCGAAGCAAAAGAAGGTGTATTGAGAATGAAAATCACTTCTTTAGACTTTTCTTCTTTTACAGGGAGGATTGCCATTGGCAGAATCCACCAAGGCTCTATAGCAGTAGGTCAAAGCTTAGGTTTGACTAAGAAAGATGGCACTGTAAAACGTGTTAGAATCAAAGAATTACACATTTTCGAAGGCTTAGGCAAAAGAAGTGTACAACAAGTAGAATGTGGAGACATCTGCGCTGTAACAGGAATCGATGATTTCGAAATCGGCGATACCATCACCGATTTTGACAATCCAGAACCACTCGAAAGAGTAGGTGTGGATGAGCCTACAATGAACATGCTCTTCACCATCAACAACTCTCCTTTCTTTGGTAAAGAAGGAAAATTCGTGACTTCAAGACACCTGAGAGATCGATTGATGAAAGAAATCGAAAAGAACCTCGCGCTACGTGTAGAACCTACAGATAGTGAAGATAAATTCTTGGTCTATGGACGCGGTGTACTTCACTTGTCTGTCTTGATCGAAACGATGAGAAGAGAAGGCTACGAGCTTCAGGTAGGTCAGCCACAGGTAATATACAAGGATATCGACGGTCAGAAAAACGAACCTATCGAACACCTAGTTATCGACGTGCCAGAAGAAGTATCAGGAAAAGCCATTGAACTAGTAACTAAAAGAAAAGGTGAGCTAACCATCATGGAGCCTAAAGGAGACGTGCAGCATTTGGAGTTCAACATTCCTGCTAGAGGCTTGATCGGTTTGAGAAATCAGGTATTGACAGCTACTGCTGGAGAAGCTGTAATGACGCACAGATTCAGTGGATACGAGCCTTACAAAGGAGATATTCCTGAGCGATTAAATGGCTCTCTAGTTTCTATGGAAACAGGACCAGGTACTTCATACGCCATCGACAAACTCCAAGACAGAGGTATATTCTTCGTTTCTCCAGGAGACGAGTTGTATGTAGGTCAGGTAATTGGTGAACACTCTAGAGCCAATGACCTTGCGGTAAATATCCAAAAGGGTAAGCAATTGACCAACATGAGAAAATCAGGCACGGATGCAAGCATGAAAATTGCTCCTCCTAAAAAATTCTCTCTGGAAGAGGCTTTGGAATACATCAACAAGGATGAGTATGTGGAGGTAACTCCACTTTCTATCCGAATGAGAAAGATTGATTTCAAGGCTTAA
- a CDS encoding alpha/beta hydrolase: MKVYCLSGLGADASVFDMLTIQHPKVCVQWIASYKWESMNAYAKRLCDQVDTSEPFVLLGVSFGGMLAIEMNKYIQPEKTILVTSLARRSELPLWIRLIAQTRINKLVPTFMFGSNPQWLIWYFRIKSELGKKMVTAIAKKSDRLFTKLSIDKVLTWDNEWLPAQLVRIQATKDWLLPAPKGVEAIDVNGAGHFAIVENTQQISVIVDEILSK, from the coding sequence ATGAAAGTTTATTGTTTGAGTGGATTGGGAGCAGATGCCAGTGTATTTGATATGCTGACTATTCAGCACCCTAAAGTCTGTGTGCAGTGGATTGCTTCTTATAAGTGGGAAAGCATGAATGCCTATGCCAAGCGACTGTGTGATCAGGTGGACACTTCAGAACCGTTTGTTCTACTAGGTGTTTCATTTGGAGGGATGTTAGCCATAGAGATGAATAAATATATTCAGCCAGAAAAGACCATTTTAGTAACCTCACTTGCAAGAAGAAGTGAACTGCCTCTTTGGATTCGATTGATTGCCCAAACACGTATAAATAAGCTAGTGCCTACATTTATGTTTGGATCAAACCCTCAATGGCTGATTTGGTACTTTAGAATCAAATCGGAATTGGGCAAAAAGATGGTGACAGCCATTGCCAAGAAGTCGGATCGGTTGTTTACCAAACTTTCGATAGACAAGGTACTTACTTGGGACAACGAATGGCTACCCGCTCAACTTGTAAGAATACAAGCCACTAAGGACTGGCTATTGCCTGCTCCCAAAGGGGTAGAAGCTATCGATGTGAACGGTGCTGGGCATTTTGCTATAGTGGAGAACACACAGCAGATTTCAGTCATTGTCGACGAAATATTGTCTAAATAA
- a CDS encoding zinc-dependent peptidase, with the protein MTESSFALLLQADPPANSFMDVVVMAFLSVAVIVLAAITGRINMGFRVPGFSQPLSSKRKEILKKHFPFYNSLSANKQKRFEQKVKSFIVVKEFIPRQMPGVTEEMKVLISACAVQLTFGFPKVFLSHFKRILIYPDNYYSTINKTYHKGEVNPRYRAIVLSWKAFVEGYFDQSDGRNVGLHEMAHALRLENLIWNGEYDFLDPDLLARWQILADQEMINIAHGKSRLFREYAGTDPEEFFSVAVENFFERPEKFKSHMPNLYAILVLLLKQDPLNSI; encoded by the coding sequence ATGACCGAATCTAGCTTTGCTCTTCTGCTGCAAGCAGACCCACCCGCCAATAGTTTTATGGATGTAGTAGTGATGGCATTTTTGAGTGTGGCCGTGATTGTTTTAGCAGCCATAACTGGGCGTATCAACATGGGGTTTCGAGTGCCAGGTTTTTCTCAGCCGCTATCTTCCAAAAGAAAGGAGATACTAAAAAAACACTTCCCTTTTTACAATAGCCTTTCGGCTAATAAACAAAAGCGATTTGAACAAAAAGTAAAATCTTTCATTGTGGTGAAAGAATTTATACCCAGGCAAATGCCAGGGGTTACTGAAGAGATGAAAGTGCTCATTTCGGCTTGTGCAGTGCAGCTCACTTTTGGATTTCCTAAGGTTTTCTTAAGTCATTTCAAACGGATTTTGATTTATCCTGACAATTATTATTCTACTATCAACAAGACCTATCATAAGGGGGAAGTCAACCCTCGATATAGAGCCATTGTATTGTCCTGGAAGGCTTTTGTAGAAGGGTATTTCGATCAGTCAGATGGTAGGAATGTGGGGCTGCACGAAATGGCACATGCGCTGAGATTAGAAAACCTAATCTGGAATGGAGAATATGATTTTCTAGACCCAGATCTGTTAGCGCGTTGGCAAATATTGGCGGATCAAGAGATGATTAATATTGCCCATGGGAAGAGTCGGTTGTTTCGTGAATATGCTGGTACAGACCCAGAGGAGTTTTTCTCCGTGGCGGTGGAGAATTTTTTCGAACGCCCCGAAAAATTTAAAAGTCACATGCCCAATCTCTATGCGATCTTAGTGCTACTTTTGAAGCAGGATCCGTTAAACTCTATTTGA